The Mesorhizobium sp. AR10 genome includes the window AAGGTGGGTTCGGAAAGCTGCAGGGCTGGAGAATGACGATCGCCCAGTTCTTTTCGCTGGCATAGGCGTTTATCGGCCCGTCGAAACCTTCGGATGAATTACCGATCTCGCGCCCGAACAAGGCCGCAGCTTCCTTTATGCTGTAGTCGCGAAAGCCCATCCAACTGAGCGAGAAGCCCATTGCCTCACTCCGCCGCGACCAATCCGGCCATGTCGCGGTTCTTCATCAGCTTGTAGACGATCGAATCCATCAGCGCCTGGAACGAGGCGTCGATGATGTTTTCGGAGACGCCGACCGTCCACCAGCGGGCGCCGGTCGCGTCATGCGATTCGATCAGCACGCGGGTGATCGCCTCGGTGCCGCCATTGAGGATACGCACCTTGAAGTCGGCGAGTTCGAGGTCGGCGATCTCGCTCTGGAATTTGCCGAGATCCTTGCGCAGCGCGATGTCGAGCGCATTGACCGGGCCGTGCCCCTCGGCCACCGACATCTTCTCCTCGCCGTCGACCACCACCTTGACGATCGCCTCGGAGACCGTCTTCAGCTGGCCGTTGGCGTCGAAGCGGCGCTCGACCATGCAGCGGAAGGAGGTGACGTTGAAGAATTCCGGCACGCCGTGCAGCATCCTGCGCGCCAGCAGCTCGAAGCTGGCGTCGGCGCCTTCATAGGCATAGCCCTCGGCCTCGCGTTCCTTGACCACTGATATCAGCGCGTCGAGCCGGTGGTCGTCCTTGGGCATGTCGATGCCGCGCCGCTTCAACTCGGCGAGGAAATTGGCCTTGCCACCCTGGTCCGAGACCATGACGCGGCGACGGTTGCCGACGGCATGCGGCTCGACATGCTCATAGGTTGCCGGCTCCTTGGCCAGAGCAGAGGCGTGGATGCCGGCCTTGGTAGCGAAGGCGGACGCGCCAACATAGGGCGCTTGCGCTTCCGGGGCGCGGTTCAGCAATTCGTCGAAGGCGCGCGACAGCCTCGATATGCCGGTCAGCGCCTCCGCCGAAATGCCGGTTTCGAAACGGTCGGCAAAGGCCGGCTTCAGTGCCAGCGTCGGCACGATCGAGATCAGATTGGCATTGCCGCAGCGCTCGCCAATGCCGTTCAGCGTGCCCTGGACCTGGCGCACGCCAGCCTCGACCGCGGCCAGCGAATTCGCCACCGCCTGGCCGGTGTCGTCATGGGCATGGATGCCGAGATGGTCACCGGGGATGCCGGACGAAAGAACCTTGCCGACGACGGCGCGCACCTCCGACGGCTGCGTTCCGCCATTGGTGTCGCACAGCACCACCCAGCGCGCGCCGGCGTCGTAGGCTGTTTTCGCACAAGCCAGCGCATAGTCGGGATTGGCTTTGAAGCCGTCGAAGAAGTGCTCGCAGTCGACCAGCGCCTCTTTGCCCGCCGCAATCGCCGCCTCGACCGAGGCCTTGATCGCCTCGAGGTTTTCCTCGTTGGTGCAGCCGAGCGCGACGCGCACGTGATAGTCCCAGCTCTTGGCGACAAAGCAGATGGCGTCCGACTTCGACTGGACGAGTGCTGCAAGACCGGGATCGTTGGAGGCCGACACCCCTGCCCGCTTGGTCATGCCGAAGGCGACGAATTTGGCGCTGGCTGTCCGGTGCTCGGCAAAGAAGGCGGTGTCGGTCGGGTTGGCGCCGGGATAGCCGCCTTCGACATAGTCGATGCCGAACTCGTCGAGCAGCTTGGCGATGGCGATCTTGTCCTCGACGGAAAAGTCGATGCCCGGCGTCTGCTGGCCATCGCGCAGTGTGGTGTCGAAGAGATAGAGGCGTTGTTTTTTCATTGTCCCGTGGGCGCTTGAACACCCCCCTCTGGCCAACTGCGGATCCCTCCCTCAAGGGGGGAGATCGGCAGTTGGTATGTCCTGCCCTCTTCTGCGGCGTGGAAAATTTGCGAAAGCTGACATGAAAGCCAATCTCCCCCCCTGAGGGGGAGATGTCCGGCAGGACAGAGGGGGGTGGGGCTTGGCATCGTCATTTCCCCGCAAACCGGTCCGTCGCCCGGATCAGCCGATCGAGGATGCCCGGCTGCGAATAGGCGTGGCCGGCGCCTTCGACCAGATGGAAATCCGCCTTCGGCCACGCCTTGTGCAGCGCCCAGGCGTAGCGCGCCGGGCACGGCATGTCGTAGCGGCCATGGACGATGGTGCCGGGGATGTCGCTCAGCTTGTACGCATCGCGCAAGAGTTGCCCCTCCTCCAGCCAGCCGGCATGGACGAAATAATGGTTCTCGATGCGCGCAAAGGCGATGGCGTAGTCGTCTTCTCCAAACGGGGTGCTGGTTTCCGGATCGGGCAGCAGCGTGATCGTCTCGCCTTCCCACAGGCTCCAGGCGCGGGCGGCCTCGATCTGCGCCTTGCGGTCGCTGCCGACCAGCCGCTTGCGGTAGGCGGCCATCATGTCGCCGCGCTCGGTTTCCGGGATCGGCGCCAGGAAGCGCTCCCATTTGTCGGGGAACATTTCGGACACGCCGAACTGGTAATACCATTCGAGTTCTGCCCGGGTCAGCGTGTAGATGCCGCGCACCACCAGTTCGCTGACGCGGTCAGGGTGTGTTTCGGCATAGGCGAGCGCCAGCGTCGAACCCCAGGAGCCGCCGAACACCAGCCATTTGTCGAAGCCGCACATTTCGCGCAGGCGCTCGATGTCGGCGACAAGGTGCCAGGTGGTGTTGGCGTCGAGCGAAGCATTGGGCGTTGATTTTCCGCAGCCGCGCTGGTCGAAAAGGACGAGATCGTAGAGCTTCGGATCGAACAGCCGCCGATGCTTTGGCGAGATGGTGCCACCCGGCCCTCCATGCAGGAACACCGCCGGCTTGGCGCCCCTGGTACCGGAGCGCTCCCAGTAGACCTGGTGTCCGTCGCCGACATCGATCATGCCGGACTCGAACGCCTCGATCTCGGGATAAAGCGTGCGCAGTTCACTGCTCATAATTGCAAACCGTGTGCTGGCCAGTCTGAGGTTTCGTGGTCGGGATGCTGGAAGGAGATGATCGATTCCTGCCGGGCGTAGTAATCGGGGTCCTGATGAACGGGCTTATCGAAGATCGTCTCCACCCAGGGCAGCCGCGCGGCGTAGTTGACCTGGATCTGTGGCGCGAGATCCGAGCGATCGTCGAAGGCGCCGATGGCGATCTCGAGCCCGCCGGGCTGGCGGTAGGTCATCGGCGTGCCGCAGCGGGCGCAGAATCCGCGATCGATGTTGACCGACGACTGGAAATAGCTCGGCTCCTCTCGCACCCATTCAACGCCGTCCTTCGGCACCGTCACCAATGCGCCGAAGAACGAGCCGAACTGTTTCTGGCACATGCGGCAATGGCAGATGGAGGGGCGGCCGAGCGCCCCGCGAATGCGGAAGCGCACGGCGCCGCATTGGCAGCCGCCGGTTCGAACAGTTTCGGTCATGATTTTTCCTCCGGCGGCCATTGTTCGGTGTCGTGGTCGGGGTGCTGATAGGAGACGAGGTCGGCAAGATAGGGCGCCGACGACAGGTCGGCCGAGGTGTCCTCGCTGGGCAATTGCGGGATGGTGTCGACATAGGGCAGCTTTGCCTCGGTGCCCCACTGGATCAGCGGGGCGATCTCCTGCGGCTCATCGAAAGCGCCGATCGCGAGGCCGACGCCGTCCGGCGCGGTGAAGGTCAGCGGCGTGCCGCAATCGGCGCAAAAGCCGCGTTTGACATGGTTGGACGAGCGGAAATATTTCGGCTGGCCGCGCGTCCAGTCGAGTTTTGCGCCGCGCACCGAGACCAGCGGCGCATAGAAGGCGCCGAACGCCTTCTGGCACATGCGGCAATGGCAGATGGAGGCATCGCCCAGCGCGCCCTCGACGCGGAAGCGCACCGCGCCGCACTGGCAGCCGCCTGTATAGACCGGCCGGTTGTCGAGGCTCATCGCGCGTCACTCCGGAGCATGGCAGACGGCTTCGACATTGTTGCCGTCGGGATCGAAGACGTAGGCGCCATAATAGTCTGGGTGATAGTGCGGGCGCAGGCCCGGCCCGCCATTGTCCCTGCCGCCGGCAGCGAGGGCCGCGGCATGGAAGGCATCAACCTCGGCGCGGCTGCGCGCCGTGAAGGCGACGTGCTGATGGTCCTTCGGCTTGTCCTTGCCGGCATGCAGCCAGAACACCGGCCGGTCGCGGCCATAGCCGCCGACCTTGTCGCCGCCGGTGTATTCCTGCGGCACCATGTAGAGCAGCGACGCGCCAAGCGGCGCCATCGCCTTGTCGTAAAAGGCCTTCGAGGCGTCGAAATCGGAAACGGTGATGCCGAGATGGTCGATCATGAAACTGCCTCCCTTGCTGGTTCGCTTGCCGGCATATCGGCGCCGGCCAGACCGGCCACAATCACGATATGCTGGCAGACATTGTCGATATCGCGGATGACGTCGTCGTTCCAGAAGCGCAGGATGGTCCAGCCATTCGCTTTCAAGTAGGCGCTTCGTGCCTCGTCATGACGCAAATGCTCGGCATCTGCATGCTGGCTGCCGTCCACCTCGACGATGAGGCGATGGGCAGAACAGGCGAAGTCGATAATATAAGGTCCGATCGGTACCTGCCGGCGAAAGCTCATCCCCATCAGCCGATGAGCGCGCAATTCGTTCCAAAGCTTCAGCTCGGCATCGGTCATGACGCGACGCATGGATTTTGCATTCTTGCGCTGGCGCAGCGGAACGAGGTCGTGACCCATCATGCACCCCTGCCTTCGTGATTGGCGAAGTCAGGGATGACGGCCGATCTCCCCCCTTGCGGGGGAGATGTCCGGCAGGACAGAGGGGGGTGCTGTCCCTCCGGCCTGTCAACCAATTGCAGCCACGTCCCTCGGTTGGTTTTCGGTTGGATTAAGCGGGAGGTTAGCGATCCTTCCCACCCCCCTCTGTCCTGCCGGACATCTCCCCCGCAAGGGGGGAGATTGGCTGTCATCAGCGCTTTCGCCAACCTGACTTCCAGCCCCACCCTCACCGCTTCACCTCCCACGTCGTCACGCGCTCGCCGGTGACAGGATCCTTGCCGTCCTTCAACTGCACGCCTTGCGCCAGAAGCTCGTCGCGAATGCGGTCGGCTTCGGCCCAGTTCTTGGCGGCGATCAGGGCAAGGCGATTGGCGATCGCCTTGGCGACACCGCCCTCATCGACATCGGCCGATGCAACATCGAAGCCGAGAAACAGAAGCGCTGCCTTCAGAGATGCGGCGGCGGCGTTGCCGTCGGCAGCCTCGCCGGCCAACTGAGTCAGCAGTTGGAAGGCGGCATAGGTGGCGAGATCGTCCGACAGGGCTTCGACGACTCCCGCCGGCAGAGGCTGTGCCGCCGCCGGTGCCAGATCGGCTGCCCGCTTCCATTTGCGCAGCGTGTTTTGCGCCTCTTCCAGCTTGCGCACGGAAAAATCGATCGGCTCGCGATAATGCGTCATCAGCATCGCCAGCCGCAGCACCTCGCCCGGCCATTTGCGGCCGCCAAAAGTCTCCGTCTCCAGCAACTCGTTGATCGAATAGAAATTGCCCAGGCTCTTGGACATTTTCTGTCCTTCGACCTGCAGGAAGCCGTTGTGCATCCACACCTTGGCCATCACGTCGGTGCCGTGGGCGCAACGCGACTGGGCGATCTCATTCTCGTGGTGCGGGAAGATCAGGTCGAGGCCGCCGCCATGGATGTCGAAGACCTCGCCAAGATAGGCGGCCGACATTGCCGAGCACTCGATGTGCCAGCCCGGCCGGCCCCTGCCCCATGGGCTGTCCCAGCCCGGCTCTTCCGGCGAAGACAGCTTCCACAGCACGAAATCGCCGGGGCTCTTCTTGTGCGCGTCGACGGCGACGCGGGCGCCTGCCTGCTGCTCATCGAGATTGCGCTTCGACAACTGGCCGTAGTCCGGCATCGAGACGGTGTCGAACAGCACTTCACCGGCAGCGACATAGGCATGGCCGCGTTCGATCAGGCGCTGAATCAAGGTGATCATATCGGCCTTGCCATCGGCACGCGGCTCGACGAACTCGGTGGCGCGCGGCTCGACCGTCGGCTCCAGGCACCCCAGCGTCGCCACATCCCTATGGAACTGGTCGGCGGTCTTTTCGGTGACCCGCCGGATCGCCTCGTTCAGCGACAGTTTTCCCGACGCGATCTCGTCGCCGAAATCGCGTAGCGCGCGGGCGTTTATCTTGTCGTCGACATCCGTGATGTTGCGCACATACGTGACGTGCTTTTCGCCGTAGACTTGGCGCAACAAACGGAACAGCACGTCAAAGACGATCACCGGTCGCGCATTGCCGATATGGGCAAAGTCGTAGACCGTTGGACCGCAGACATACATGCGCACATTGCGCGGATCGATCGGGAAGAAACCCTCCTTGCTCCGCGTCAGCGTGTTGTAGAGTTGCAGGCCCTTCGATGCGTCAGACATTCGTGCCTTCCCGGTCCGTTGATCAGGGAGTCCCCCTTGCACCAAGGCGCAAATCGGACTCCAGCCTGCTGGCCGGGGCGTTTGTCCACTCTAGAAGGAAGATGAGGCGAAAACGTCCGGACCAGCGCGAAGCTAGCCAATAATGCAAATGCCACAAATGGCGGAAAACGTTTTCATGGGCGGCTTTATCGCCTTGCCCAGTGTTGCCGTCAAGTCGCAACTTCCGGCAAAAGAGTCGGTGCATCACAGGTAATCGCGCGCTGAAACATTTTATTAAACATGTCGGCACAGTCATGAAACATTCGCCGGCTAGTTCACCAGACGCCACGATTCGGTCGGATTCGGCCCGCAAACGCAGACACGAAAATGTTACCAGGGAAGAAAGACATGCTCCGAACCAAGCAGGAATCCAACCGCGCCCAGCAACCGGCGCTTGCCAATCAGTACCGAGCGATCGGCCCGGCCGCGATCGTCGCCGCCCTTCTCCACACCGCGAAGAAGAAAAAGCCGGCACAGAAGATCGTATCGCCGCGCGCTGCCTGAATTGGTGTGCAGCCGGCCGGTGGCCGGTAAATGCGGGCGCCAATATGCGCCCGGCGATAGCAGCCTCTGCTAGAACAAGGTCATCTGACTGTCGTCCGCGCCGGGCTTCTGGCGCCTGACCTTCTCGGGCTCCGGCCCGACGACGCCCCTCTCCTGAATCTCCGGTCCGGTGTTGGCGACCTTGTTGACGAGGTCGGAAACCGGAATCGCCTCGAAGAAATCAGGCTGTGCCGGCCTCAGCAGATCGGCCACGTCGCGTGGCTCGAGCGTACGGCAATCCAGCCAGCGGGCGAAATCCCCGGAATGGATCACCACCGGCATGCGGTCGTGGATATGGGCGATGTCGGCATTGGCATTGACGGTCAGGATGGCGCCGGTGTCCATTTCCG containing:
- the pip gene encoding prolyl aminopeptidase, which translates into the protein MSSELRTLYPEIEAFESGMIDVGDGHQVYWERSGTRGAKPAVFLHGGPGGTISPKHRRLFDPKLYDLVLFDQRGCGKSTPNASLDANTTWHLVADIERLREMCGFDKWLVFGGSWGSTLALAYAETHPDRVSELVVRGIYTLTRAELEWYYQFGVSEMFPDKWERFLAPIPETERGDMMAAYRKRLVGSDRKAQIEAARAWSLWEGETITLLPDPETSTPFGEDDYAIAFARIENHYFVHAGWLEEGQLLRDAYKLSDIPGTIVHGRYDMPCPARYAWALHKAWPKADFHLVEGAGHAYSQPGILDRLIRATDRFAGK
- a CDS encoding GFA family protein, which codes for MTETVRTGGCQCGAVRFRIRGALGRPSICHCRMCQKQFGSFFGALVTVPKDGVEWVREEPSYFQSSVNIDRGFCARCGTPMTYRQPGGLEIAIGAFDDRSDLAPQIQVNYAARLPWVETIFDKPVHQDPDYYARQESIISFQHPDHETSDWPAHGLQL
- the cimA gene encoding citramalate synthase, producing MKKQRLYLFDTTLRDGQQTPGIDFSVEDKIAIAKLLDEFGIDYVEGGYPGANPTDTAFFAEHRTASAKFVAFGMTKRAGVSASNDPGLAALVQSKSDAICFVAKSWDYHVRVALGCTNEENLEAIKASVEAAIAAGKEALVDCEHFFDGFKANPDYALACAKTAYDAGARWVVLCDTNGGTQPSEVRAVVGKVLSSGIPGDHLGIHAHDDTGQAVANSLAAVEAGVRQVQGTLNGIGERCGNANLISIVPTLALKPAFADRFETGISAEALTGISRLSRAFDELLNRAPEAQAPYVGASAFATKAGIHASALAKEPATYEHVEPHAVGNRRRVMVSDQGGKANFLAELKRRGIDMPKDDHRLDALISVVKEREAEGYAYEGADASFELLARRMLHGVPEFFNVTSFRCMVERRFDANGQLKTVSEAIVKVVVDGEEKMSVAEGHGPVNALDIALRKDLGKFQSEIADLELADFKVRILNGGTEAITRVLIESHDATGARWWTVGVSENIIDASFQALMDSIVYKLMKNRDMAGLVAAE
- the cysS gene encoding cysteine--tRNA ligase; translation: MSDASKGLQLYNTLTRSKEGFFPIDPRNVRMYVCGPTVYDFAHIGNARPVIVFDVLFRLLRQVYGEKHVTYVRNITDVDDKINARALRDFGDEIASGKLSLNEAIRRVTEKTADQFHRDVATLGCLEPTVEPRATEFVEPRADGKADMITLIQRLIERGHAYVAAGEVLFDTVSMPDYGQLSKRNLDEQQAGARVAVDAHKKSPGDFVLWKLSSPEEPGWDSPWGRGRPGWHIECSAMSAAYLGEVFDIHGGGLDLIFPHHENEIAQSRCAHGTDVMAKVWMHNGFLQVEGQKMSKSLGNFYSINELLETETFGGRKWPGEVLRLAMLMTHYREPIDFSVRKLEEAQNTLRKWKRAADLAPAAAQPLPAGVVEALSDDLATYAAFQLLTQLAGEAADGNAAAASLKAALLFLGFDVASADVDEGGVAKAIANRLALIAAKNWAEADRIRDELLAQGVQLKDGKDPVTGERVTTWEVKR
- a CDS encoding VOC family protein, whose protein sequence is MIDHLGITVSDFDASKAFYDKAMAPLGASLLYMVPQEYTGGDKVGGYGRDRPVFWLHAGKDKPKDHQHVAFTARSRAEVDAFHAAALAAGGRDNGGPGLRPHYHPDYYGAYVFDPDGNNVEAVCHAPE
- a CDS encoding endonuclease domain-containing protein gives rise to the protein MGHDLVPLRQRKNAKSMRRVMTDAELKLWNELRAHRLMGMSFRRQVPIGPYIIDFACSAHRLIVEVDGSQHADAEHLRHDEARSAYLKANGWTILRFWNDDVIRDIDNVCQHIVIVAGLAGADMPASEPAREAVS
- a CDS encoding GFA family protein — encoded protein: MSLDNRPVYTGGCQCGAVRFRVEGALGDASICHCRMCQKAFGAFYAPLVSVRGAKLDWTRGQPKYFRSSNHVKRGFCADCGTPLTFTAPDGVGLAIGAFDEPQEIAPLIQWGTEAKLPYVDTIPQLPSEDTSADLSSAPYLADLVSYQHPDHDTEQWPPEEKS